The proteins below come from a single Leptotrichia sp. oral taxon 223 genomic window:
- a CDS encoding alpha/beta hydrolase — translation MANYRNNPFTFVYDGAITKNEKGKVNVEKVSYKINGIDIAANVYKPANYTPNGKFPAIVVAHPNGGVKEQVAGLYAQKLAEQGYVTIAFDAAYQGASGGKPRYVDKPANRMEDIRAAADFITQYPGVDKNRLGLLGICGGGGYSIKVAQTDKRFKTVATVSMFNTGDVRRNGYNRTQMDTIQTRLKDASDARAQEAAGGEVRYTPAFADGMTKEEIAALPFELYRDGYEYYGITHKHPNSQTNNTVSSLLDLMSFDVNTNVDLINQPLLMIAGDKADSLYMTEEVFKNATGTNNKELFLVKGATHIQTYWKPEFVKEISGKLTQFYNKNL, via the coding sequence ATGGCAAATTATAGAAATAATCCTTTTACATTTGTATATGATGGAGCGATTACAAAAAATGAAAAAGGAAAGGTAAATGTAGAAAAAGTAAGTTATAAAATTAATGGAATTGATATTGCAGCTAATGTATACAAACCTGCAAATTATACTCCAAATGGTAAATTTCCAGCAATAGTGGTAGCACACCCAAATGGTGGAGTTAAAGAACAAGTTGCAGGGTTATATGCACAAAAATTAGCAGAACAAGGATATGTTACAATAGCTTTTGATGCTGCTTATCAAGGAGCAAGTGGAGGAAAACCTCGTTATGTAGATAAACCTGCAAATCGTATGGAAGATATAAGAGCTGCAGCTGATTTCATAACTCAATATCCTGGTGTAGATAAAAATAGATTAGGTTTATTAGGAATTTGTGGTGGAGGTGGCTACTCAATAAAAGTAGCACAAACAGATAAAAGATTTAAAACTGTAGCGACTGTAAGTATGTTTAATACAGGTGATGTTAGACGTAATGGATATAATCGTACACAAATGGATACTATACAAACTCGTTTAAAAGATGCTTCAGATGCAAGAGCACAAGAAGCAGCAGGTGGAGAAGTTAGATACACACCAGCTTTTGCAGATGGAATGACAAAAGAAGAAATAGCAGCATTACCTTTTGAATTGTATAGAGATGGTTATGAATATTATGGAATAACTCATAAACATCCAAATTCTCAAACTAATAATACAGTTAGTAGCTTATTAGATTTAATGTCTTTTGATGTTAATACTAATGTAGATTTAATAAATCAGCCATTATTAATGATAGCTGGAGATAAGGCTGATAGTTTGTATATGACAGAAGAAGTTTTTAAAAATGCAACTGGAACAAATAATAAAGAATTATTTTTAGTAAAAGGTGCAACTCATATTCAAACTTACTGGAAGCCTGAGTTTGTGAAAGAAATTAGTGGAAAATTGACACAGTTTTATAATAAAAATTTATAA
- a CDS encoding carboxylesterase family protein: MSFHTAEIPFVFNNIDKIEGLIKGREKEAYKLADKVSQAWINFARTGNPNVKGLPKWLPYNTKNGAVMIFDDKSEVKYKHDEELMKLLAPDYNF; the protein is encoded by the coding sequence ATGTCTTTCCACACAGCAGAAATTCCATTTGTATTTAATAATATAGATAAGATCGAAGGACTTATAAAAGGTAGAGAAAAAGAAGCTTATAAATTAGCAGATAAAGTAAGTCAAGCTTGGATAAATTTTGCAAGAACAGGAAATCCTAATGTGAAAGGCTTACCAAAATGGTTACCATATAATACTAAAAATGGAGCAGTTATGATTTTTGATGATAAGTCAGAAGTTAAATATAAACATGATGAGGAGTTAATGAAATTATTAGCACCTGACTATAATTTCTAA
- a CDS encoding flavodoxin yields the protein MKNFVNRNRFCKVILNMAVLFGFIACGNNSSAVNNQNSRKNGNAKKGNGKVLVVYYSQTGTTEGVAKIIARETNADLIKLEVKNEYTSDDLNWTDENSRVNREHDNPNSRNVELKNAVIPDFSSYDTVFIGYPIWWREASWVLDDFVKKNDFTGKTVIPFGTSMSTGDGTSGNRLKKLTKTGNWVDGQRFSSSYNESEVVDWVKSLKY from the coding sequence ATGAAAAATTTTGTAAATAGAAATAGATTTTGTAAAGTAATTTTAAATATGGCGGTATTATTTGGATTTATTGCATGTGGAAATAATTCTTCAGCAGTAAATAACCAAAATTCAAGAAAAAACGGAAATGCAAAAAAAGGGAACGGAAAAGTCTTAGTTGTATATTATTCACAGACAGGTACAACTGAAGGAGTTGCTAAAATTATTGCGAGAGAAACGAATGCAGATTTGATTAAATTGGAAGTAAAAAACGAGTATACAAGTGATGATTTGAATTGGACTGATGAAAATAGTAGAGTTAACAGAGAACATGATAACCCAAATAGTAGAAATGTAGAATTGAAAAATGCGGTTATTCCTGATTTTTCTTCATATGATACCGTATTTATCGGGTATCCGATTTGGTGGAGAGAGGCTTCCTGGGTTCTGGATGATTTTGTTAAGAAAAATGATTTTACTGGAAAAACTGTAATTCCGTTTGGTACATCAATGTCAACAGGAGATGGGACTAGCGGAAACAGATTGAAAAAATTGACAAAAACAGGAAACTGGGTTGATGGACAAAGATTTTCCAGCAGTTATAATGAATCTGAGGTTGTAGATTGGGTGAAAAGCTTAAAATACTGA